A section of the Heterodontus francisci isolate sHetFra1 chromosome 7, sHetFra1.hap1, whole genome shotgun sequence genome encodes:
- the LOC137371736 gene encoding homeobox protein Hox-B13a-like, with protein MDSTSLQYKLTLETSSDKTGILQDEARPMEIVPVLSTNFGISSAMCPTPLKTTSSGRCHGLYSEGISTCESHGSADREIVAMSFEAGQFPTNQLQSDSHISSFTSYRHNPCTRGEYPTNSSFYQHWPLEYPRAAPVQNQTDSNNLGMPAFSHPQYCGAPFSGGALNTTMPGVPRHLALGFTSQWSTSQNSIHRQRKKRVPYSKQQIAELEMAYENNRFLTPEVRLNISFKLGLTERQVKIWFQNQRQKEKKLLRVQQSINPSCPGL; from the exons ATGGATTCGACTTCCCTGCAGTACAAACTGACGTTAGAGACATCTAGCGATAAAACAGGAATACTGCAAGATGAAGCGCGGCCGATGGAAATTGTACCAGTACTTTCCACTAACTTTGGAATTTCTTCTGCTATGTGTCCAACGCCTTTGAAAACGACTTCAAGTGGAAGGTGCCATGGATTGTACTCCGAAGGCATTTCAACTTGTGAATCGCATGGAAGCGCAGATCGGGAGATAGTTGCTATGTCATTTGAGGCAGGTCAATTTCCTACAAACCAGCTTCAAAGTGACAGTCATATATCTTCGTTTACTAGCTACCGGCATAACCCCTGCACCAGAGGTGAATACCCTACCAACTCCTCATTTTATCAGCATTGGCCTTTAGAATATCCCCGGGCTGCACCTGTCCAGAACCAGACAGATTCCAACAATCTGGGCATGCCTGCCTTTAGCCATCCTCAGTACTGCGGAGCACCGTTTTCAGGAGGAGCACTCAACACTACAATGCCTGGTGTCCCAAGGCATTTAG CATTGGGATTTACATCGCAATGGTCAACATCGCAGAACTCAATACACAGACAAAGAAAAAAACGAGTCCCTTACAGCAAACAGCAAATCGCTGAGCTGGAAATGGCTTATGAAAACAATCGATTCCTCACTCCCGAAGTCCGCTTAAACATTTCGTTCAAGTTAGGCTTAACAGAAAGGCAG GTGAAAATATGGTTCCAAAACCAGCGACAGAAAGAGAAAAAGCTTCTTCGTGTACAGCAATCGATAAATCCAAGTTGCCCCGGACTCTGA